The following proteins are encoded in a genomic region of Maribacter hydrothermalis:
- a CDS encoding SDR family NAD(P)-dependent oxidoreductase: protein MTKTAFITGATSGIGKFTAIHFALNGINLVLCGRRQDRLDALKVELGKEVKVHTLNFDIRNKESVQAAISSLPNEFAQIDILINNAGNAHGLDTIQDGSVDDWDAMIDINVKGLLYVSKALIPQMIERKTGHIINIGSTAGKEVYPKGNVYCASKHAVDAINQGMRIDLNGTGIRVGAVNPGLVETEFSNVRFKGDEGRAENVYKGFQPLKPEDIADIIYFVVTRPYHVNIADLVVMPTAQASSTIVKKEI from the coding sequence ATGACAAAAACAGCATTTATTACAGGAGCAACAAGTGGTATAGGTAAATTTACAGCGATACATTTTGCCTTAAACGGTATAAATTTAGTATTGTGTGGAAGACGCCAAGATAGGTTAGATGCTCTAAAAGTAGAACTAGGTAAAGAAGTTAAAGTACATACTTTGAATTTTGATATTCGAAATAAAGAATCGGTTCAAGCGGCTATATCTTCTTTGCCAAATGAATTTGCCCAAATAGATATACTAATTAATAATGCAGGTAATGCCCATGGGTTAGATACTATACAAGACGGTAGTGTTGACGATTGGGATGCTATGATCGATATAAATGTAAAAGGGTTGCTTTATGTGTCAAAAGCGTTGATTCCGCAAATGATTGAACGCAAAACGGGTCATATAATAAATATTGGTTCTACCGCTGGTAAAGAAGTTTACCCCAAAGGGAATGTATATTGTGCAAGTAAACACGCCGTTGATGCCATTAACCAAGGAATGCGAATAGATTTAAATGGTACTGGTATACGTGTAGGTGCCGTAAACCCTGGTTTGGTAGAGACGGAATTTAGTAATGTGCGTTTTAAAGGAGATGAAGGTAGGGCAGAAAATGTGTATAAAGGTTTTCAGCCATTAAAACCAGAAGATATCGCGGACATTATTTATTTTGTTGTTACAAGACCATACCACGTAAATATCGCGGATTTAGTAGTAATGCCAACCGCACAAGCTTCTTCAACTATAGTAAAGAAAGAAATTTAG
- a CDS encoding aldo/keto reductase: protein MKYSRIIAGTMTWGKWGKQHSTTEMIALMNHCIENDITSFDHADIYGDYTTEEDFGKALKESTVKREDIQLISKCGIQFQVKERANRVKHYDYGKEYIIWSVERSLKMLQTEYLDLLLLHRPSPLMNPYEISEAIEKLKKDGKIKQFGVSNFTPSQIQLIEKVIPVEANQVEYSLSSIEVMNNGTLEDCIVNDRLAMSWSPLGNYFREESKANKRIKKVLVNLTKKYNATEDQLLLAWVLKHPSIIHPVVGTATPERLKMAMEALYIDLELQDWFALLEANEGKEVA, encoded by the coding sequence TTGAAATATTCAAGAATTATTGCAGGTACTATGACCTGGGGCAAATGGGGAAAACAACATTCCACTACCGAAATGATTGCGTTAATGAATCATTGTATAGAAAACGATATTACTTCCTTTGATCACGCTGATATTTATGGCGATTATACCACTGAAGAAGATTTCGGTAAGGCACTAAAAGAAAGTACTGTAAAAAGGGAGGATATCCAATTGATAAGTAAATGCGGAATTCAGTTTCAGGTAAAAGAAAGAGCTAATAGGGTAAAGCATTATGATTATGGAAAAGAGTATATTATATGGTCTGTAGAACGGTCATTAAAAATGTTACAAACCGAGTATTTAGATTTGTTGTTATTGCACAGACCAAGCCCATTAATGAATCCGTATGAAATTTCGGAAGCTATTGAAAAACTAAAGAAGGATGGAAAAATAAAGCAGTTTGGCGTGTCTAATTTTACGCCATCTCAAATTCAACTTATAGAGAAAGTAATTCCGGTTGAGGCAAACCAAGTGGAATATTCTTTATCATCCATTGAGGTCATGAATAACGGTACTTTAGAAGATTGCATAGTTAATGATAGGTTAGCTATGAGCTGGAGTCCGCTTGGAAATTATTTTAGAGAAGAATCTAAAGCTAATAAACGTATAAAGAAGGTTTTGGTCAATTTGACCAAGAAGTATAATGCAACAGAAGACCAGTTGCTTTTGGCCTGGGTTTTAAAGCATCCGTCTATAATTCATCCTGTAGTAGGTACAGCAACTCCGGAAAGGTTGAAAATGGCCATGGAGGCGTTATATATTGATTTGGAATTACAAGATTGGTTTGCACTTCTTGAAGCAAATGAAGGAAAAGAAGTAGCTTAA
- a CDS encoding AAA family ATPase, translating to MEENTSIDISAINEKITQESAFIDLLMLEMNKVIVGQKYMVERLLIGLLGQGHILLEGVPGLAKTLAINTLSKAVKGSFSRIQFTPDLLPADVVGTLIYNMKLNDFSIKKGPIFANFVLADEINRAPAKVQSALLEAMQEKQVTIGDETFVLDKPFLVMATQNPVEQEGTYPLPEAQVDRFMLKTVIDYPKINEEQLIMRQNLLGNYETVNAVVSIEQILSAQKAVREVYMDEKIEKYILDLVFATRYPEKYNLESLKPLISFGASPRGSINLGVAAKCYAFIKRRGYVVPEDVRAVVHDVLRHRIGITYEAEAENITSVDIINKIVNEIEVP from the coding sequence ATGGAAGAAAATACCTCAATTGACATAAGCGCCATTAATGAGAAAATAACTCAAGAAAGTGCTTTTATCGATTTATTGATGCTTGAAATGAATAAAGTAATTGTAGGCCAAAAATATATGGTTGAACGATTATTAATTGGTTTGTTAGGCCAAGGCCACATTTTATTGGAAGGTGTACCTGGTTTAGCAAAAACTTTAGCAATTAACACACTTTCTAAAGCGGTTAAAGGAAGCTTTAGTAGAATACAGTTTACTCCAGATTTATTACCGGCAGATGTGGTCGGTACATTGATCTATAACATGAAGTTGAATGATTTTTCTATTAAGAAAGGTCCAATTTTTGCAAATTTTGTTCTTGCAGATGAAATAAACCGTGCACCAGCTAAAGTACAATCCGCACTTTTAGAGGCAATGCAGGAAAAACAAGTTACTATAGGTGATGAAACTTTTGTTTTAGACAAACCATTTTTAGTAATGGCTACTCAAAACCCTGTTGAACAAGAAGGTACATACCCGCTGCCAGAAGCACAGGTTGACCGTTTTATGTTGAAAACGGTTATTGATTACCCTAAGATAAATGAAGAGCAGCTGATTATGCGCCAGAATTTATTGGGTAATTATGAAACTGTAAATGCAGTGGTATCCATAGAACAAATACTTAGTGCGCAGAAAGCTGTGCGCGAAGTATATATGGATGAAAAAATTGAAAAATACATTCTGGATCTTGTATTCGCCACAAGATATCCAGAGAAATATAATTTAGAAAGTTTAAAACCTTTAATCAGTTTTGGCGCTTCGCCTAGAGGTAGTATTAACCTTGGTGTAGCTGCTAAATGCTATGCATTCATAAAAAGAAGAGGCTATGTAGTACCTGAAGATGTTCGTGCAGTTGTACACGATGTTCTTAGACATAGAATAGGAATTACGTACGAAGCAGAAGCTGAAAATATCACCTCTGTAGATATTATCAATAAAATTGTAAACGAGATAGAAGTACCTTAA
- a CDS encoding DUF58 domain-containing protein: protein MDTKELLKKVRKIEIKTRRLSDHIFGGEYHSTFKGRGMTFSEVRQYQFGDDVRNIDWNVTARYNEPFIKVFEEERELTMMLMVDISGSELFGTTNQFKNEIVTEISATLAFSALQNNDKVGIVLFSDQIELFIPPKKGKTHVLRIIRELLEFKPQSNKTDIAQALKFLSSVMKKKAIVFVLSDFIDDGYEKTLKITGSKHDLTGIRVYDEREESIPNLGMVQLKDAETDKIQLVNTQSKKVRNAYAEYNRERVTYFKESFTKSGCGVLDCRVDESYVKKLLGYFKRRG, encoded by the coding sequence ATGGATACCAAAGAGCTACTCAAAAAAGTACGAAAAATAGAGATAAAGACACGCCGGCTGTCTGATCATATATTCGGTGGTGAATATCACTCCACCTTTAAAGGTCGTGGCATGACTTTTAGCGAAGTACGGCAGTATCAATTTGGAGACGATGTTAGAAATATTGATTGGAATGTTACGGCTCGTTACAATGAACCATTTATAAAGGTTTTTGAAGAAGAGCGAGAACTTACCATGATGCTCATGGTAGATATTAGCGGCTCTGAACTTTTTGGAACGACCAATCAATTTAAAAATGAAATAGTTACTGAAATATCAGCAACATTAGCTTTTAGCGCATTGCAGAATAATGACAAGGTTGGTATTGTTTTGTTTTCTGACCAAATAGAACTTTTTATTCCCCCTAAAAAAGGAAAAACCCATGTTTTAAGGATTATTAGAGAACTATTAGAATTTAAACCACAAAGCAATAAAACAGATATTGCCCAGGCATTGAAATTCTTGAGTAGTGTAATGAAGAAAAAAGCTATTGTTTTTGTGCTTTCGGATTTTATTGATGATGGCTATGAAAAAACATTAAAAATAACAGGAAGTAAACATGATCTTACAGGCATAAGAGTATATGATGAACGCGAAGAGTCTATTCCTAATTTAGGTATGGTTCAATTAAAGGATGCTGAAACTGATAAAATACAATTGGTAAATACGCAATCTAAAAAAGTTCGTAATGCGTACGCAGAATATAATCGGGAACGTGTTACCTATTTTAAAGAATCGTTCACAAAATCGGGCTGCGGGGTTTTAGATTGTAGGGTTGATGAAAGTTATGTGAAAAAATTATTGGGCTATTTTAAAAGAAGAGGTTAA
- a CDS encoding vWA domain-containing protein: MFENISFANPDFFWLFLILPLAIIWYLFKQKEESAFLRISSVKGFTYNSILPKLKPVLFILRLLALSAIIVAMARPQTEDISTRSKTTKGIDIVMAIDVSSSMLARDLKPNRLSALKEVAADFIKKRPNDRIGLVVYAGEAYTKTPVTTDKSIVLNALSEITYGQLEDGTAIGMGLATSVNRLKESTAKSKIIILLTDGVNNSGFIEPQTASDLAIEYGIKTYTIGLGTNGNALSPIAYNADGSFRYGMRQVEIDEQLLKDIAIATGGRYFRATDNESLEEIYDEINKLEKTEVEEFKYYRYEEKFRPWILLAGALLLMEWILRNTLFRSFV, from the coding sequence ATGTTCGAGAATATATCATTTGCAAATCCTGATTTCTTTTGGCTGTTCCTAATACTGCCATTAGCTATTATATGGTATCTCTTTAAACAAAAAGAAGAGTCGGCATTTCTTCGAATATCAAGCGTAAAAGGTTTCACCTATAATAGTATTTTACCAAAACTTAAACCAGTCTTATTTATTTTAAGGTTATTGGCCTTGAGCGCTATTATTGTGGCAATGGCAAGACCACAGACCGAAGATATTTCAACCAGAAGTAAAACAACCAAGGGTATAGATATTGTCATGGCAATTGATGTGTCTTCGAGTATGTTGGCTCGGGACTTAAAGCCTAATCGATTATCCGCTCTTAAAGAGGTTGCAGCCGATTTTATAAAGAAGAGACCTAATGACCGTATTGGCCTTGTAGTTTATGCCGGTGAAGCATATACCAAAACGCCTGTAACAACCGACAAATCGATAGTTTTAAATGCCCTTTCGGAAATTACATATGGGCAATTAGAAGATGGTACAGCAATAGGTATGGGTTTAGCTACTTCTGTTAACCGGCTTAAAGAAAGCACCGCAAAAAGTAAAATTATCATTTTGTTAACCGATGGTGTCAATAATTCTGGCTTTATTGAACCACAAACCGCATCAGATTTGGCAATAGAATATGGCATAAAAACCTATACTATTGGTTTAGGAACAAATGGAAATGCCCTTTCGCCAATAGCATATAATGCAGATGGTTCATTTAGATACGGCATGCGCCAAGTTGAAATTGATGAACAACTTTTAAAAGATATCGCAATTGCTACCGGTGGTCGATATTTTAGGGCTACGGATAATGAATCGTTAGAAGAAATTTATGATGAAATCAATAAACTAGAAAAAACAGAGGTAGAGGAGTTTAAGTATTACCGTTACGAAGAAAAATTTAGACCATGGATATTATTGGCCGGAGCACTTCTTTTAATGGAATGGATTCTAAGAAACACACTATTTAGAAGTTTTGTATAA
- a CDS encoding VWA domain-containing protein has protein sequence MVQLDEKIYFYLFIIIPVIVVLFLLVLVWKKRTQKKFANTELLKRLTPNRSTNKSTLKLIILILGLALLIIGLVNPKIGTKLETVKREGVDIVFAVDVSKSMLAEDIAPNRIEKAKRLVSEIINQLASDRIGIIAYAGQAYPQLPITTDYGAAKMFLQSMNTDMLSSQGTAIDQAIELATTYYDDADQTNRVLFIISDGEDHSEGSTLDAVEDAVDEGLIIYTIGVGKEKGAPIPIKRNGILESLKKDNQGETVITKLNESVLVDIASEGKGEYIDGSNTDTAVKFIKEELLKMDKKEFEAKQFAEYKDQFQWFIGAALLLLFLDIFILDRKTRWLKKLNLFNEKRNE, from the coding sequence ATGGTACAGTTAGACGAAAAAATATATTTCTATTTATTCATTATCATACCAGTGATAGTGGTGCTCTTTTTATTGGTTTTGGTGTGGAAGAAAAGAACACAAAAGAAATTTGCAAACACAGAACTTTTAAAAAGACTTACACCAAATCGCTCCACTAATAAAAGCACTTTAAAACTAATTATTTTAATTCTTGGTTTAGCTTTATTAATTATAGGGCTGGTTAACCCAAAAATTGGCACAAAATTAGAAACTGTAAAAAGGGAAGGTGTAGATATCGTTTTTGCCGTTGATGTCTCTAAAAGTATGTTGGCAGAAGACATTGCACCTAATCGCATAGAAAAAGCAAAAAGATTGGTTTCAGAAATCATTAACCAATTAGCGAGTGACCGCATAGGTATTATAGCTTATGCAGGACAAGCCTATCCGCAATTGCCGATTACCACCGATTATGGTGCCGCAAAAATGTTTTTACAAAGCATGAATACAGATATGCTTAGCTCCCAAGGTACCGCAATAGATCAGGCAATTGAATTAGCCACTACCTATTATGATGATGCCGATCAAACAAATCGTGTATTGTTCATAATTTCTGACGGGGAAGACCATTCCGAAGGTTCCACCCTAGATGCCGTAGAAGACGCGGTTGATGAGGGCCTTATCATTTACACTATTGGGGTTGGGAAAGAAAAAGGTGCCCCAATACCCATTAAAAGAAACGGAATTTTAGAAAGCCTAAAGAAAGATAATCAGGGCGAAACTGTAATTACCAAATTAAATGAGTCTGTCCTTGTCGATATTGCCAGTGAAGGTAAAGGGGAATATATTGATGGCTCCAATACGGATACCGCGGTAAAATTTATAAAAGAAGAATTGTTGAAAATGGATAAAAAGGAATTTGAAGCCAAGCAATTCGCAGAATATAAAGACCAATTTCAATGGTTTATTGGAGCAGCTCTTTTGCTACTCTTTTTAGATATTTTTATCTTGGACCGCAAGACCCGTTGGTTAAAAAAACTTAATCTGTTCAATGAAAAGAGAAATGAATAA
- a CDS encoding tetratricopeptide repeat protein: protein MNKINNVLLLFFVCFAAVAQEVDVKEKEKALRSSTNLTWDGNKALSEDNFIAAEIDYRKAISKSPDNSVAPYNLGNAYYENETYNEAFGRFKEAGEASSSKEEKHKAYHNMGNVFMKRKDYAKAVEAYKEALRNNPKDEETRYNLALAKELLKKDEEEKKQNQDDKDKDKENKDENKDQDKKDEGENEDKKDKGDEGDKGDEGNQDEQKKDENKDGEGENKQDQNKKPEQGEGDNQQEQQQPRPNQLSKQQVENLLRAMQNAEKKVQDKIDDKKVKGVKVKNEKDW, encoded by the coding sequence ATGAATAAAATAAACAACGTACTATTGTTATTTTTCGTTTGCTTTGCAGCTGTTGCTCAAGAAGTTGACGTTAAAGAAAAAGAAAAGGCGCTTAGGTCTTCAACCAACCTTACCTGGGATGGCAACAAAGCGTTATCCGAAGACAATTTTATTGCGGCGGAAATAGATTATAGAAAAGCGATTTCTAAAAGCCCAGATAATAGTGTAGCCCCTTACAACTTGGGTAACGCTTATTATGAAAACGAAACGTATAACGAAGCTTTTGGCAGGTTTAAAGAAGCAGGCGAAGCCTCTAGCTCAAAAGAAGAAAAGCACAAAGCTTACCATAATATGGGTAATGTGTTTATGAAACGTAAAGATTACGCTAAAGCCGTAGAAGCTTATAAAGAGGCGTTACGTAACAACCCAAAAGACGAAGAAACAAGATACAACTTGGCCTTGGCAAAAGAACTTTTGAAAAAAGACGAAGAAGAGAAAAAGCAAAACCAAGACGATAAGGACAAGGATAAAGAAAATAAGGACGAAAATAAAGATCAAGACAAAAAAGACGAAGGAGAAAACGAGGATAAAAAAGACAAGGGCGACGAAGGTGACAAAGGCGATGAAGGTAACCAAGACGAGCAAAAGAAAGATGAGAATAAGGATGGTGAAGGTGAAAATAAACAAGATCAGAATAAAAAGCCAGAACAAGGCGAAGGTGATAATCAACAAGAGCAACAACAACCAAGACCTAATCAACTTTCCAAACAACAAGTTGAGAATCTTTTAAGAGCCATGCAAAATGCCGAGAAAAAGGTTCAAGATAAAATTGATGATAAAAAAGTAAAAGGTGTTAAAGTTAAAAACGAAAAAGATTGGTAG
- a CDS encoding BatD family protein codes for MSSLLVVAQDNNAVTFEMKLSKPKLGLNERLRVDFVMNRDGDNFNPPDFAGFKVIMGPSQSISSSWINGVRSYSKSYSYTLAPTAKGKFTIKQATIVIDGETYKSLANEIEVTAAVDKPSDQMTADDVADENLHLVAEISKTNPFLNEAITVIYKLYVSPNISVSNYQPLDNPTYNNFWSQDIKVSTLSAQNGTYKGKPYRYVILKRVVLYPQKSGELDIEPLSLDVTVDVPTVRRDFFGGRVYAQTNKTVSAGNRTINVKPLPLANQPANFSGAVGDFDFAVSTSKTSLNATESLQALVEVSGKGNLKLFKLPELELPSALEVYEPEFTEGVRTTLAGMQGKISNNYTIVPSFRGKYPIAPLSFSFFNPVTEKYTTLTSNEIVINVLEGPLSASSSSTEATNSAKQSVVANENQFNFIKLNPNLSSTSITYFFRSTSFYLWLLSPLLLIPLAILFKIKREAIAGDIAGNKIRRANKLARKYLSAAKKQLGNKESFYVALERALHNYLKAKLKIETSEFSKDKITELLIKKQVENSTIEGFIALLKNCEAARYSPFSNVQMQADYEKASEVISLMDKQL; via the coding sequence ATGTCATCTCTTTTGGTGGTGGCACAAGATAATAATGCGGTAACTTTTGAAATGAAGTTAAGCAAACCTAAGCTAGGCTTAAATGAACGCCTAAGGGTAGATTTTGTCATGAACCGCGATGGGGATAATTTTAATCCCCCAGATTTTGCGGGTTTTAAAGTAATTATGGGACCCTCACAATCTATCAGTTCTTCATGGATCAATGGAGTTCGTAGCTATTCTAAATCATATTCATATACACTGGCACCTACTGCAAAAGGAAAATTTACGATTAAACAAGCTACTATCGTAATTGATGGCGAAACCTATAAATCGCTCGCCAATGAAATAGAAGTTACTGCTGCTGTTGATAAGCCAAGTGACCAAATGACTGCGGACGATGTTGCTGATGAAAACTTGCATTTAGTAGCTGAAATTTCTAAAACAAATCCATTTTTAAATGAAGCTATTACCGTTATCTATAAACTATATGTAAGTCCCAATATTAGTGTATCAAACTATCAACCATTAGATAATCCTACCTACAATAATTTCTGGAGCCAAGATATTAAAGTATCGACATTAAGTGCCCAAAACGGAACGTACAAAGGAAAGCCATACAGATATGTTATTTTAAAACGTGTAGTATTATATCCTCAAAAATCGGGCGAACTTGATATTGAACCTTTATCCTTAGATGTAACTGTTGACGTACCTACGGTAAGACGTGACTTTTTTGGTGGCAGAGTCTATGCTCAAACAAATAAAACGGTATCGGCAGGCAATAGAACCATCAATGTAAAACCACTGCCCTTAGCGAACCAACCAGCTAATTTTAGTGGTGCAGTAGGTGATTTTGATTTTGCGGTAAGTACAAGTAAAACGAGCTTAAATGCAACTGAATCATTACAGGCATTGGTAGAAGTTAGTGGTAAAGGAAACCTAAAATTATTTAAGTTACCAGAACTTGAATTGCCCAGCGCCTTAGAAGTTTACGAACCTGAATTTACTGAAGGTGTAAGAACTACACTTGCAGGTATGCAAGGTAAAATTAGCAACAACTACACCATAGTTCCGTCTTTTAGAGGTAAGTATCCTATTGCTCCATTAAGTTTTAGCTTTTTTAATCCAGTAACTGAGAAATATACCACGCTTACATCCAATGAAATCGTTATTAATGTTTTAGAAGGACCATTAAGTGCTTCTAGTTCTTCAACAGAAGCTACAAATAGCGCAAAACAATCTGTGGTTGCCAACGAAAATCAATTCAATTTTATAAAATTGAATCCAAATTTATCAAGCACATCAATAACTTACTTTTTTAGGTCTACGTCTTTTTATCTTTGGTTATTATCACCCCTTTTATTAATTCCTTTAGCAATTTTATTTAAGATAAAACGAGAGGCAATTGCAGGCGATATTGCTGGAAATAAAATAAGAAGAGCAAATAAATTAGCGCGTAAATATCTTTCAGCTGCTAAAAAGCAATTAGGTAATAAAGAGTCTTTTTACGTGGCACTGGAACGAGCGCTACACAATTATTTAAAGGCAAAATTGAAAATTGAAACCTCAGAATTTAGCAAGGACAAAATTACCGAATTGCTCATAAAAAAACAGGTAGAGAATTCTACTATTGAAGGTTTTATAGCCCTCCTTAAAAATTGTGAAGCTGCAAGATATAGTCCTTTTTCAAATGTTCAAATGCAGGCTGACTATGAAAAGGCAAGCGAAGTTATTTCATTAATGGATAAACAATTATAA
- a CDS encoding tetratricopeptide repeat protein, which translates to MFKKLIIVCSLFTVLICTAQNNKLFDQATDAYNAGDYEKAIRFYTDILNNGEHSTAVYYNLGNSNYKLNKIAGSIYYYEKALLLSPNDEEVKTNLSYAQNMTLDAIDTLPETGISKLYKRITGKLTFDQWAYLSIGALLLFVVLYILFYYSTTSSLKRWTFIGSLFALFICIIAIVFAYIQQTDFNNKQPAIIFADESVIKSEPNANSEHVFVIHAGTKVNVLDELDQWNKIKLADGKTGWIPKNELKLLKDF; encoded by the coding sequence ATGTTTAAAAAGCTAATAATTGTATGTAGCCTTTTTACGGTACTTATCTGTACCGCCCAGAACAATAAATTGTTCGATCAAGCTACCGATGCCTATAATGCCGGAGATTACGAAAAAGCAATACGTTTTTATACTGATATTCTTAATAATGGTGAACACTCTACTGCGGTTTACTACAACCTCGGAAATTCAAATTATAAACTAAATAAAATTGCAGGGAGTATTTATTATTACGAAAAAGCATTACTATTATCTCCTAATGATGAAGAAGTGAAAACCAATCTAAGCTATGCACAAAACATGACTTTAGATGCGATAGACACTTTACCAGAAACTGGAATATCCAAACTTTATAAAAGAATTACTGGTAAATTAACATTTGACCAATGGGCGTATTTATCCATTGGAGCCCTATTATTATTCGTAGTGTTATACATTCTTTTTTACTATTCAACTACTTCTTCTTTAAAACGATGGACGTTCATAGGTAGTTTATTTGCATTATTTATATGTATTATAGCTATTGTATTTGCTTATATTCAACAAACAGATTTTAACAACAAACAACCTGCAATTATATTCGCTGATGAAAGTGTTATTAAATCTGAACCTAATGCTAATAGTGAGCATGTATTTGTAATACATGCCGGCACAAAAGTTAATGTTTTAGATGAATTAGATCAATGGAATAAAATTAAACTTGCTGACGGTAAAACAGGATGGATTCCTAAAAATGAATTAAAATTGCTAAAAGATTTTTAA